In Verrucomicrobiia bacterium, the following are encoded in one genomic region:
- a CDS encoding ATPase, T2SS/T4P/T4SS family — MNSTDLSRALASAAELVEKDATLLNDALWECIARELSVGEEVVIDGLGRFFTVKEPARNVDGKITLPSIEVEFEPARVLAKHVETEIEAHPDLFAEEMPDVPDEDKAAPVAVAQSAPPPAPKPASAEEESPKEKPLGRVSHVEFLDTSNVKVDREILALLPEHIAKQYNVVPLDLKEGILTVAMINPEDFDALQVIRKESGLVVKPALSTKEGINAILDQYTGLQAEVQEVIENSDLGISKKDLAAAQEEDIDQTNDDAPTAHIVYSLLKRAVKEKASDIHIEPYEKRVAVRFREDGVLMEKVTLPKEIQSAVTARLKILANLKIDEQRLPQDGRFSLTIEKRQVDFRFSTIPVVYGEKIVMRILDKSVGILELEQVGLTGYGFDILSKNLRRSHGMILVTGPTGSGKTTSLYAVLGKMMAPDVNILTLEDPVEYRIESINQSQVHSAIGYTFASGLRAIVRQDPDIVMLGEIRDQETADMAIHAALTGHIVLSTLHTNDAAGAFPRLIDMGIEPFLITSSVHTVIAQRLTRKICEDCKEELHLSKEEMAEIDEEIARMPKDVREAIKDKRTLYHGKGCDSCGGKGYKGRLGVFEVLDVTEPVRDLVLKRSSGLTITEEAISNGMVTMVQDGILKALNGDTTISEVWRVTRE; from the coding sequence GTGAACAGTACTGATCTTTCTCGCGCCTTAGCAAGTGCGGCCGAGCTGGTGGAAAAAGACGCCACCCTTCTTAATGACGCCCTTTGGGAGTGCATTGCCCGCGAACTTTCGGTGGGAGAGGAAGTGGTTATCGACGGGCTTGGGCGCTTTTTCACCGTGAAAGAACCCGCCCGCAACGTGGATGGCAAGATAACCTTGCCAAGCATTGAGGTGGAGTTTGAGCCAGCACGCGTGTTGGCAAAGCATGTAGAAACTGAGATAGAGGCGCATCCGGATTTGTTTGCGGAAGAAATGCCAGATGTACCAGATGAGGATAAGGCTGCCCCTGTGGCCGTTGCCCAGTCTGCCCCGCCACCTGCACCCAAGCCAGCTTCAGCAGAAGAAGAGTCGCCAAAAGAGAAGCCGTTAGGCAGGGTTTCCCATGTCGAGTTCCTGGATACAAGCAATGTGAAGGTTGACAGGGAAATCCTGGCCCTTCTTCCTGAGCATATTGCCAAGCAGTACAACGTAGTCCCTCTTGACTTGAAAGAGGGGATCCTGACGGTAGCCATGATTAACCCAGAGGACTTTGATGCCCTCCAGGTCATCCGCAAGGAGTCGGGGCTTGTGGTCAAACCTGCCCTTTCTACTAAGGAGGGCATTAACGCCATTTTGGACCAGTACACCGGGCTTCAAGCTGAGGTGCAGGAGGTAATTGAGAACTCCGACCTGGGCATTTCCAAGAAGGACTTGGCTGCCGCCCAAGAAGAGGACATTGACCAGACAAACGACGATGCGCCAACTGCCCATATCGTATATTCGCTCCTGAAGCGTGCTGTGAAAGAAAAAGCTTCGGATATCCACATTGAGCCTTACGAAAAGAGGGTGGCAGTCCGTTTCCGTGAGGACGGCGTACTAATGGAGAAGGTGACACTGCCTAAGGAAATCCAGTCTGCAGTCACCGCGCGTTTGAAGATCCTGGCTAACCTGAAGATTGATGAGCAGCGCTTGCCACAGGACGGCCGTTTCTCCTTGACGATTGAAAAGCGCCAGGTAGATTTCCGTTTCTCAACCATCCCGGTGGTGTACGGCGAAAAGATCGTAATGCGTATCTTAGACAAGTCGGTGGGTATCTTGGAGCTTGAGCAGGTAGGCCTGACTGGGTACGGCTTTGACATCCTCTCCAAGAACTTGCGCCGCAGCCACGGCATGATCTTGGTCACCGGGCCTACGGGTTCTGGTAAAACCACCTCGCTGTATGCTGTCTTGGGTAAGATGATGGCGCCGGACGTAAACATCCTGACGCTGGAAGACCCGGTGGAATACCGTATTGAGAGTATTAACCAGAGCCAGGTCCATAGTGCCATTGGCTATACCTTTGCTTCTGGTTTGCGTGCCATTGTCCGCCAAGACCCGGACATTGTGATGCTTGGTGAAATCCGCGACCAAGAAACCGCAGACATGGCCATCCACGCTGCGCTTACGGGACATATTGTACTTTCTACACTTCACACCAATGATGCAGCCGGTGCGTTTCCCCGCCTGATTGACATGGGCATTGAGCCGTTCCTCATCACTAGTTCCGTGCATACCGTTATCGCGCAGCGCCTTACCCGGAAGATCTGTGAAGACTGCAAAGAGGAGCTTCACTTGTCCAAAGAGGAGATGGCGGAAATTGACGAGGAAATTGCCCGCATGCCTAAGGATGTCCGCGAGGCAATCAAGGACAAGCGCACCCTCTACCATGGCAAGGGCTGTGATTCATGCGGCGGCAAGGGCTACAAGGGCCGCCTCGGTGTATTTGAGGTTTTGGATGTTACCGAACCGGTGCGTGACCTTGTGTTGAAGCGCTCCAGCGGACTTACCATAACCGAGGAAGCAATCAGCAACGGCATGGTTACCATGGTGCAGGACGGCATCCTGAAGGCGCTTAACGGCGATACTACTATCTCAGAAGTCTGGCGGGTCACACGAGAATAA
- the dnaX gene encoding DNA polymerase III subunit gamma/tau — MALTLYRQYRPTTFSALFGQDTARTILQNALNQDRLSHAYLFSGPRGTGKTTTARILARAATCEHPVTKEKKGASVFEPCNTCASCVAQLQDQAPDIVEIDAASNRGIEDIRQLREQAHYLPLSLKKKVYIIDEVHMLTSDAFNALLKTLEEPPKHCVFILATTELHKVPATIRSRCQLIRFERGSVESISAKLDHIVASSGWEAEEGVTKLIAEHAQGGFRDAETLLEQLGTRFAPLTLKKCIDALGITDADQVEQLFEAVQKGSLTETRLALTAIEVNDQHRCEMLMTELIERTRAKIYTSPAPTEEQLIHLTGGLTFLLEGFVLIKGSPHPKLVLESTCYEIAASGQKGIRADAAPILEDSHPAAPATEERITLPATPAPAAPRVVKEAISVTPEPVREPKAPVVELRESPVRDVRQAWKEMIKAVGRDSAPMAQMLREAVIHTAEDFIITVHIKYKFHVEKLSEKKHRTRVEGLLEQITHDKWIVDYQLKDTLPRRSPAKEITAATAEAAAAVFGATA; from the coding sequence ATGGCCCTCACCCTGTACCGTCAGTATCGTCCCACCACATTCTCCGCCCTCTTTGGGCAGGATACTGCTCGTACTATCTTGCAAAACGCCCTGAACCAGGACCGTCTGTCGCATGCCTATCTGTTCAGTGGCCCTAGGGGCACCGGCAAAACAACTACCGCGCGCATCCTTGCCCGTGCCGCTACCTGCGAGCACCCTGTAACCAAGGAAAAGAAGGGCGCCTCAGTGTTTGAGCCTTGCAACACATGCGCTAGCTGCGTGGCCCAACTCCAAGACCAAGCCCCTGACATTGTCGAAATAGATGCCGCCTCCAACCGGGGCATTGAGGACATCCGTCAGCTGCGTGAGCAGGCCCACTACCTTCCCCTTTCACTCAAGAAGAAGGTGTACATCATCGATGAGGTTCACATGCTGACCTCCGATGCATTTAACGCCCTCCTTAAGACACTCGAGGAGCCGCCAAAACACTGCGTGTTTATCCTCGCTACTACTGAGTTGCACAAGGTCCCCGCCACCATCCGGTCCCGCTGCCAACTCATCCGCTTTGAGCGAGGTAGCGTTGAGTCCATTTCGGCCAAGCTTGACCACATCGTGGCTTCTTCAGGCTGGGAAGCAGAAGAAGGGGTGACCAAACTTATTGCGGAACATGCCCAAGGCGGCTTCCGTGATGCCGAAACACTCCTTGAACAATTAGGTACCCGTTTTGCTCCTCTAACCTTAAAAAAATGCATCGACGCCCTAGGTATTACCGATGCCGACCAGGTTGAGCAATTATTCGAGGCAGTACAGAAGGGATCGCTCACCGAAACGCGTCTGGCGCTCACCGCAATTGAGGTAAACGACCAACATCGTTGCGAAATGCTCATGACAGAACTTATTGAGCGGACCCGGGCAAAGATTTATACATCACCCGCCCCCACAGAGGAGCAGTTGATCCACCTCACGGGAGGCCTCACCTTCCTCTTGGAAGGCTTTGTACTTATCAAAGGCTCACCCCACCCCAAGCTCGTCTTGGAATCTACCTGTTACGAAATAGCGGCTTCTGGCCAAAAGGGAATTAGGGCAGATGCGGCCCCTATCTTGGAAGACAGCCATCCAGCTGCACCAGCCACAGAAGAACGCATTACCCTGCCGGCCACACCAGCCCCTGCAGCGCCCCGGGTAGTCAAGGAGGCCATCTCTGTCACTCCTGAACCTGTACGAGAGCCAAAGGCCCCGGTAGTGGAGCTCCGCGAGTCACCTGTTCGGGATGTTCGACAAGCCTGGAAGGAAATGATCAAAGCCGTTGGGCGCGACAGTGCCCCCATGGCACAGATGCTGCGTGAAGCCGTCATCCACACCGCGGAAGACTTTATCATTACCGTACATATTAAGTACAAGTTCCACGTGGAGAAGCTCTCTGAGAAAAAGCACCGCACTCGCGTAGAAGGACTCCTTGAGCAGATTACCCACGACAAGTGGATTGTGGACTACCAACTGAAGGACACCCTCCCCCGCAGGAGCCCTGCCAAAGAAATAACCGCCGCTACCGCAGAGGCCGCCGCGGCCGTATTTGGAGCAACAGCGTAA
- a CDS encoding ferredoxin, with amino-acid sequence MSEEATPHSVFVDREMCQTAAICLAYHMYELDDEGKAVLLTNNGQNSDDETNPLRDMEGEVAISDLVNPDGRTPEEMQRLVLESAKICPFNAIIVKDAEGNQIWPL; translated from the coding sequence ATGTCTGAAGAAGCTACGCCTCATTCCGTGTTTGTGGACCGGGAGATGTGCCAAACGGCTGCCATCTGCTTGGCATACCATATGTATGAGCTGGATGACGAAGGCAAGGCCGTTCTCCTCACTAATAACGGTCAAAATTCTGACGATGAAACCAACCCCCTGCGCGACATGGAGGGTGAGGTGGCAATCAGTGACCTTGTGAACCCTGACGGGAGGACCCCGGAAGAAATGCAGCGGCTTGTACTGGAATCCGCTAAGATCTGTCCTTTTAACGCCATCATCGTAAAGGATGCGGAAGGCAACCAAATCTGGCCTCTTTAA
- a CDS encoding response regulator: protein MAYEGTTILLAEDDVILAELYTDRLKQEGFTVVHANNGEDALKMVTEYNPSLIILDIMMPKMNGLDVLKALKENPETKNIPVIIVTALVQEIEKINKMMNPADAYIVKSEVLPAEIIEQVKTRLNREVAPEGEVNA, encoded by the coding sequence ATGGCCTACGAAGGTACCACTATCCTGCTTGCCGAAGATGACGTTATCCTGGCCGAGCTGTACACCGACCGCCTCAAGCAGGAAGGCTTTACGGTAGTTCACGCCAATAACGGTGAAGATGCCCTTAAGATGGTGACTGAGTACAACCCGTCACTCATTATCTTGGACATCATGATGCCTAAGATGAACGGCCTCGACGTGCTTAAGGCCCTCAAGGAAAACCCTGAGACCAAGAACATCCCTGTCATCATCGTGACCGCACTGGTTCAGGAAATTGAGAAGATCAACAAGATGATGAACCCAGCCGATGCCTACATCGTAAAGTCAGAAGTCTTGCCGGCAGAGATTATTGAACAGGTCAAAACCCGCCTCAACCGGGAAGTTGCCCCAGAAGGCGAAGTTAACGCCTAG
- a CDS encoding coenzyme F420-0:L-glutamate ligase encodes MNAMPNSGKELAVTVEGKSYQRIPVKTHVVQRGEVLLDFLSQYVKPNLQAGDMVAMSERVIAIMQGRSFPLEDIKPGPWARFLYKFVTKSPHGIGLASPFTMQKALEEVGLPRILIAALVAAITKPLGMRGLFYHVAGRAVAGIDGPCDFTLPPYNRAVTLAPAKPAKVAAEVSAALGVPFFVIDANDLGVEVLGSAPRGASVDLVKALFADNPLGQTNEQTPLAIIRPE; translated from the coding sequence ATGAATGCAATGCCAAATTCCGGTAAAGAGCTTGCTGTCACCGTTGAGGGAAAATCCTACCAAAGGATCCCCGTTAAGACCCATGTGGTACAGCGTGGCGAAGTCTTGCTGGATTTCCTCTCCCAGTACGTAAAGCCAAACCTGCAAGCTGGCGATATGGTTGCCATGAGCGAGCGGGTTATTGCTATTATGCAGGGGCGATCTTTTCCTCTTGAGGATATTAAACCTGGCCCTTGGGCCCGTTTCCTCTATAAATTTGTGACCAAGAGCCCTCACGGCATTGGACTGGCCAGCCCCTTCACCATGCAAAAAGCACTGGAAGAAGTTGGCCTCCCCCGCATCCTTATCGCCGCACTCGTAGCAGCCATTACCAAGCCACTTGGTATGCGCGGCCTTTTCTACCACGTCGCTGGCCGTGCCGTTGCCGGCATTGATGGGCCGTGCGATTTTACCTTGCCGCCCTATAACCGCGCTGTCACTTTGGCTCCTGCCAAGCCAGCCAAGGTTGCCGCAGAAGTATCTGCCGCGCTCGGTGTCCCATTCTTTGTCATCGATGCCAATGACCTTGGCGTAGAAGTATTGGGAAGCGCTCCCAGGGGAGCTTCCGTAGACCTGGTTAAGGCACTTTTTGCCGATAACCCCCTCGGTCAAACCAACGAACAAACCCCGCTCGCAATCATCCGTCCTGAGTAA
- a CDS encoding type II secretion system F family protein, whose amino-acid sequence MATYQYKLRTPEGKLEKGTLQGGSQSDALLKVKKLDGILISLEEVKESTSFAAGFFRGKISLKDRIILTEQLAVMLNAGITLVQALRSLEEESSNKALKHVLSHLVTDVQGGVQFSYALEKHPKVFSNIFIQMVRSAEKTGNLAEILNKLTVQQQKEYELRGKVRGALMYPAIVSILMIGVIVLVITFILPKLTGMFVDSGQDLPASTRFLMALSSLMTHQWYLFIIAIGGLTVGAKLLVRNPRGRLLWDTFKLRIPVLGSFMKKSCMARFSQSFGSLAQAGVPVLEVFQTVKGVVGNSLYEQEIEKISKDVANGIKVSVAIRKSKHFPAMIGQLVAVGEQSGDLAGIFKVLGDFFEKEVDGMAKNLSTLLEPVIMIVMGVVIGFILVSVLQPIYGLVNAV is encoded by the coding sequence ATGGCTACCTACCAGTACAAGCTCCGCACGCCGGAGGGAAAACTTGAGAAGGGGACACTGCAAGGCGGTTCGCAATCCGACGCCCTGCTTAAGGTTAAAAAGCTGGATGGCATCCTTATCTCTCTAGAAGAGGTAAAGGAATCCACCTCGTTTGCCGCGGGGTTTTTCCGAGGAAAAATCAGCCTCAAGGACCGCATTATCCTGACAGAGCAGCTGGCAGTCATGTTGAACGCCGGCATTACCCTGGTACAAGCGCTACGGAGCCTGGAAGAAGAGTCTTCCAACAAGGCCTTGAAGCATGTCCTCTCGCACTTGGTGACGGATGTCCAAGGCGGGGTGCAGTTCTCCTACGCCTTAGAGAAGCACCCTAAAGTCTTTTCCAACATCTTTATTCAGATGGTCCGCTCTGCGGAGAAGACGGGCAACCTGGCAGAAATCCTGAACAAACTGACAGTGCAGCAGCAGAAAGAGTACGAGCTGCGGGGGAAGGTCCGCGGTGCGCTTATGTACCCAGCAATTGTCAGCATCCTCATGATTGGTGTCATTGTGCTGGTTATTACGTTCATCCTGCCAAAGCTTACCGGCATGTTTGTGGATTCCGGGCAGGATCTTCCCGCTAGCACCCGCTTCCTGATGGCTCTCTCCAGTCTCATGACCCATCAGTGGTACCTGTTCATCATTGCAATAGGTGGCCTGACGGTGGGCGCAAAGCTCTTGGTGCGCAACCCGCGTGGCCGTTTGCTGTGGGACACCTTTAAACTTCGTATACCGGTATTGGGCTCATTCATGAAAAAATCATGTATGGCCAGGTTTTCCCAAAGCTTTGGATCGCTTGCCCAAGCTGGGGTGCCGGTATTAGAGGTGTTTCAGACTGTGAAAGGGGTGGTTGGCAACTCGCTCTACGAGCAGGAAATTGAAAAAATTTCCAAAGATGTTGCCAACGGTATCAAGGTTTCGGTGGCCATCAGGAAGAGCAAGCACTTCCCCGCTATGATTGGCCAGCTTGTGGCGGTGGGTGAGCAGTCCGGGGACCTGGCTGGCATTTTCAAAGTGCTAGGCGATTTCTTCGAGAAAGAGGTGGATGGAATGGCGAAAAACCTCTCAACATTGCTTGAGCCGGTTATTATGATTGTGATGGGTGTGGTGATTGGTTTCATCCTGGTTTCTGTACTCCAACCTATCTACGGGTTGGTGAATGCCGTTTAA
- the pilO gene encoding type 4a pilus biogenesis protein PilO, with amino-acid sequence MTLSSKMLLCFVLPLAVGYHFLALPQMKKTAEARASVKELRQSTAAVSSAKQREEYRAKAVQVQEKALGLMPVSDDQYDLSVQVEALAKANNLTIGGLTINAAAATVLPKTTPPKDDVPTTTTAAATPVATAAPSSSGPLKVQVTASVVGGYADTKKFVTGLTTLERFVQVDQVSITAAADGRLTTSIVASAYYLPAQ; translated from the coding sequence ATGACGCTTTCCAGTAAGATGCTGCTCTGCTTTGTCCTGCCCTTGGCCGTGGGCTATCACTTCCTGGCGCTTCCCCAGATGAAGAAGACTGCGGAAGCCAGGGCAAGCGTTAAGGAGCTCCGCCAATCAACAGCGGCCGTTTCAAGTGCCAAGCAGCGTGAGGAATACAGGGCCAAAGCTGTGCAGGTCCAGGAAAAGGCCCTAGGTCTTATGCCTGTCTCGGATGACCAGTACGACCTTTCCGTGCAGGTAGAGGCCCTGGCCAAGGCTAATAACCTTACTATTGGGGGGCTTACTATCAACGCTGCTGCGGCCACTGTGCTTCCCAAGACTACACCTCCAAAGGATGATGTCCCCACTACAACCACGGCTGCGGCAACCCCGGTTGCGACGGCTGCGCCATCGAGTAGCGGACCGCTTAAGGTACAGGTTACGGCCAGTGTCGTAGGTGGTTATGCCGATACTAAGAAGTTTGTGACCGGCCTTACTACGCTGGAACGGTTTGTCCAGGTTGACCAAGTTTCAATCACAGCAGCTGCAGATGGTAGGCTGACCACGTCCATTGTGGCCAGCGCATACTATCTTCCTGCCCAGTAG
- a CDS encoding glycosyltransferase — protein sequence MRYERSGINVLMLGWELPPYNSGGLGTASLGLTEGLAPLGVSIRFVVPKVFGAMPYTHMEVVDATEYGTTADLRELLADAEIDEELLASAVGYGNKLSIDDQKRVWIEQMENGGARVPAHIQATWYANKAEHIAREQGDYEVIHTHDWMTYYAGIAAQKIAKKVHHKHVPIVAHVHATEIDRCGIHGDPDIIEIEKKGLAAADRIVAVSHYTKEVIHKHYNIPREKISVVYNGIPTYREPAKFDLAKLKKKYKIVLFMGRITMQKGPDYFVELAKKVTSQDPNVRFVMVGSGDMERKCIESAARQGLTGKMLFSSFLRGVDVDRAYQLADLFVMPSVSEPFGIVALEAIQNGTPVLVSKQSGVAEVTNNMVKVDFWDTDKMASEVVSILRSPARRLKLKKGGLADLTRLTWNDSGKALHDVYQDVVRTFRPTAS from the coding sequence GTGCGATACGAAAGGAGCGGCATCAACGTATTAATGCTGGGCTGGGAGTTGCCACCATACAACTCTGGCGGCCTGGGCACAGCTAGCCTTGGTTTGACAGAGGGACTTGCCCCACTGGGCGTGTCCATCCGCTTTGTAGTGCCCAAGGTTTTTGGTGCCATGCCATACACCCACATGGAGGTGGTAGATGCCACCGAGTACGGTACAACAGCGGACCTCCGTGAGCTGCTTGCGGATGCAGAAATCGATGAAGAGCTTCTTGCCTCTGCCGTTGGGTATGGCAACAAGCTCTCTATCGATGACCAGAAGCGGGTCTGGATTGAACAGATGGAAAACGGTGGTGCCCGTGTCCCCGCACATATCCAGGCCACCTGGTACGCCAACAAGGCAGAGCACATTGCCCGTGAGCAGGGCGACTACGAAGTCATCCACACCCATGACTGGATGACCTACTACGCCGGCATTGCTGCACAGAAAATTGCCAAGAAGGTACATCACAAGCATGTCCCTATCGTGGCACATGTCCACGCCACGGAAATTGATCGCTGTGGCATTCATGGCGACCCAGACATTATTGAGATTGAAAAGAAGGGCCTGGCTGCCGCTGACCGTATTGTTGCCGTAAGCCACTACACCAAAGAGGTCATCCACAAGCACTACAACATCCCACGGGAAAAAATCTCCGTGGTGTACAACGGCATCCCTACTTACCGGGAACCCGCTAAGTTTGACCTGGCCAAGCTCAAGAAAAAGTACAAGATTGTGCTTTTCATGGGCCGCATCACTATGCAAAAGGGCCCCGACTACTTTGTAGAGCTTGCCAAAAAGGTGACCTCCCAAGACCCAAATGTCCGTTTTGTCATGGTTGGGAGTGGAGATATGGAACGCAAGTGCATTGAGAGCGCCGCCCGCCAAGGCTTGACCGGCAAGATGCTCTTCTCCTCCTTCCTGCGTGGCGTGGATGTTGACCGTGCCTACCAGCTGGCCGACCTCTTTGTCATGCCATCTGTTTCCGAGCCGTTTGGCATCGTTGCCCTTGAGGCTATCCAGAACGGTACACCGGTACTCGTTTCCAAGCAGTCCGGCGTTGCAGAGGTAACCAACAACATGGTGAAGGTAGACTTTTGGGACACCGACAAGATGGCTTCAGAGGTAGTAAGCATCCTGCGCAGTCCAGCCCGCCGTCTCAAGCTTAAAAAGGGCGGCCTCGCCGACCTTACTCGCCTCACCTGGAACGACTCTGGGAAGGCCCTTCATGACGTATACCAAGACGTAGTCCGCACGTTCCGGCCGACCGCTTCTTAA
- a CDS encoding MscL family protein, whose product MEPGKEQLGTQMMTPKQAKPHPDTLRFARGFMHFVRQYNVIPLAIAVVIGNSLNDVVKVVVEGMVTPFISLILPSTALQGYEITVRNSTFQIGAVVNAVLGFLVVALIVYVFAKKVLHDEKVLEKK is encoded by the coding sequence ATGGAACCCGGGAAGGAGCAGCTAGGTACTCAGATGATGACCCCTAAGCAGGCAAAGCCCCATCCAGACACGCTACGCTTTGCCCGGGGCTTCATGCACTTTGTGCGTCAGTACAATGTAATCCCGCTCGCCATAGCGGTGGTGATAGGTAACTCGTTGAACGATGTGGTGAAGGTGGTGGTGGAGGGGATGGTGACACCGTTCATTTCACTCATCTTGCCAAGCACGGCTTTGCAGGGGTACGAGATTACGGTGAGGAACTCCACGTTCCAAATTGGTGCGGTTGTGAATGCGGTACTTGGCTTCCTGGTTGTGGCCCTCATTGTCTACGTCTTTGCCAAGAAGGTTTTGCACGACGAAAAGGTCCTTGAGAAGAAGTAG
- the pilM gene encoding pilus assembly protein PilM: MGLFGSNQVVGIDLGYASIRVVGLSLGKKPSVSGCAEIPVDAKLLQKDALEQPAEVAKALKEALKSATPHAVKTKEAYVTVGESSVFRKILEIPRNVKDSELDAVVRSAIVEFLPDDLDNLELDYQPLATPQDTEHQQMMVVAVSKKSIEQYLNLCELAGLTVRAIEPRPSALLRSAIGPKLREPIVVIDVGSEISTLALCADQSVWVASAVTAGSNMLVDSATGQVDEDKRAEKTKRLVGMLTDELDHVVKFYTNRASFSAAAVKEVRLCGKGSLIEGLDAALAAACDIKVTYAKPIVELPSGFDRRYMGALGSALYPMYELL, encoded by the coding sequence ATGGGGCTCTTTGGATCCAACCAAGTTGTGGGCATTGATCTGGGCTATGCGAGTATTCGCGTGGTTGGACTTTCGCTTGGGAAAAAGCCCTCGGTGAGCGGTTGTGCGGAGATACCAGTGGATGCCAAGCTTCTTCAAAAAGATGCGCTTGAGCAGCCAGCTGAGGTGGCGAAGGCATTGAAAGAGGCTTTGAAATCGGCAACGCCGCACGCGGTGAAGACGAAAGAGGCCTATGTGACGGTTGGTGAGTCTTCCGTGTTTCGGAAGATCCTAGAAATTCCGCGGAATGTGAAGGATTCTGAATTGGATGCAGTGGTTCGTTCGGCGATTGTAGAGTTTCTTCCTGATGACTTGGATAACTTGGAGCTTGATTACCAGCCTTTGGCTACTCCACAGGATACTGAGCATCAGCAGATGATGGTTGTGGCGGTGAGTAAGAAGTCCATAGAGCAGTATTTGAACCTTTGTGAGTTGGCTGGACTTACTGTGCGGGCAATTGAGCCGAGACCATCGGCTCTTTTGCGTTCAGCAATTGGCCCAAAGCTCAGGGAGCCAATTGTGGTGATTGATGTTGGTTCGGAGATCAGTACCTTGGCATTGTGTGCGGACCAGTCCGTATGGGTTGCCAGTGCGGTGACAGCGGGAAGTAATATGCTTGTGGATTCCGCAACTGGCCAGGTTGATGAGGACAAGCGTGCAGAGAAGACGAAGCGGTTGGTGGGTATGTTGACTGATGAACTTGACCACGTGGTCAAGTTCTATACCAACCGCGCAAGCTTCTCTGCCGCTGCCGTTAAAGAGGTGCGCCTTTGTGGTAAGGGGTCGTTGATTGAGGGCTTGGATGCTGCCCTGGCTGCGGCCTGTGATATCAAAGTCACGTATGCCAAGCCAATTGTGGAGCTTCCATCAGGCTTTGACAGAAGGTATATGGGTGCACTGGGTTCCGCGCTCTATCCAATGTACGAACTGCTATGA